From Streptomyces sp. NBC_00775, one genomic window encodes:
- a CDS encoding glycoside hydrolase family 2 TIM barrel-domain containing protein, protein MTVSRRSVLIAGTAVPAAGALPGAADAWAASPGRAPGRRTVELRDGWRFALVNMGGVTDPTGAYEGAAQPGYDDSAWREVAVPHDWSIEQTPTTEHGTTSGTGFFPGGLGWYRTTFTLPPALAGKRISVEFDGVYMDSYVYCNGTEAGRHPYGYTGFAFDLTDLLHTDGTTDNVIAVKVQNRLPSSRWYSGSGIYREARLVVTETIHVGRWGTYVTTPDVGDDRAVVRARTTVVNASGASADVQVISTVLDPDGRTAARTVTTVTVGEQADETHELTVDKPKLWDFATPEHRYTLVTELRVGGETVDTCRTTFGIRSFRFDPDEGFHLNGTHAKIKGVDLHHDQGALGAAISIDAVRRQMTIMKSMGVNAFRTSHNPPSPQIIQVCEELGIVMMVEAFDCWRTGKTTYDYGRFFDEWCEKDATEMVLAARNSPAVVLWSIGNEVPDSTSTAGLAMADRIIGAIKAADDTRPLVIGSDKYRRVPTKGSAADLMLAKLDGLGLNYNTAKSVDGLHAAYPHLFLFESESSSETSTRSAYQEPEHLNTGENHTPGRRAVSSYDNNLASWTMSGEYGHKKDRDRKWFAGQFLWSGIDYIGEPTPYDVFPVKASFFGAVDTAGFPKDMYHLFKSQWTGEPMVHLLPMSWNHEAGDTVEVWAYANVDTVELFLNGKSLGTREFDTKKTTDGRTYLETTEAPGDDKTFTDGPYPGSYTSPNGSAGKLHLGWKVPYEPGELKAVARRAGRTVATDVLRTAGKPHAIRLTADRKTLAADGRSLFFVTAEVIDAHGVVVPDAEHLLAFDVAGGSLAGLDNGREESAERYQASTRTAFHGKALAIVRSGTKAGPVKVTARAEGLRTDSTTVRTTPAGPKATTAATAFEPDYPAAPNYPFADASYSGRTDTLPAAMLDGDAATGWSNAFYKSATALLPAFSGARPEDWVSVTWARPRTVDRVEVSFTVDATHALPASVAVSVWDGEDYVAVRGAAVDWATTSDAPTVITFDAVRGSRLRLVMAGGHPGAADGGLRISRLEVPVV, encoded by the coding sequence ATGACGGTCAGTCGAAGATCGGTATTGATCGCAGGAACGGCCGTACCCGCGGCCGGTGCACTCCCGGGCGCCGCCGACGCCTGGGCGGCGTCGCCCGGTCGAGCCCCAGGGCGACGCACGGTCGAGCTGCGCGACGGCTGGCGCTTCGCGCTGGTCAACATGGGCGGCGTCACCGACCCCACGGGCGCGTACGAGGGCGCCGCACAGCCCGGCTACGACGACTCGGCGTGGCGTGAGGTCGCCGTACCGCACGACTGGAGCATCGAGCAGACCCCCACCACGGAGCACGGCACCACCAGCGGCACCGGCTTCTTCCCCGGCGGCCTCGGCTGGTACCGCACCACGTTCACGCTGCCGCCCGCCCTCGCCGGCAAGCGGATCTCCGTGGAGTTCGACGGCGTGTACATGGACTCGTACGTCTACTGCAACGGCACGGAAGCCGGCCGCCACCCTTACGGCTACACCGGGTTCGCCTTCGACCTCACCGACCTGCTGCATACGGACGGCACCACGGACAACGTCATCGCCGTCAAGGTCCAGAACCGACTCCCCAGCAGCCGCTGGTACTCGGGCAGCGGCATCTACCGCGAGGCCCGCCTGGTCGTCACTGAAACGATCCATGTCGGACGCTGGGGAACCTACGTCACCACTCCGGACGTCGGCGACGACCGGGCCGTCGTACGGGCGCGTACCACCGTCGTCAACGCATCCGGAGCCTCGGCCGATGTCCAGGTGATCTCAACGGTCCTCGACCCCGACGGCCGCACCGCCGCCCGTACGGTCACCACGGTCACGGTCGGCGAGCAGGCGGACGAGACCCATGAACTCACCGTCGACAAGCCGAAGTTGTGGGACTTCGCGACCCCGGAGCACCGCTACACCCTGGTGACCGAGCTGCGCGTCGGCGGCGAGACCGTCGACACCTGCCGCACCACCTTCGGTATCCGATCGTTCCGCTTCGACCCGGACGAGGGCTTCCACCTCAACGGCACCCACGCCAAGATCAAGGGCGTTGACCTGCACCACGACCAGGGCGCGCTCGGCGCGGCGATCAGCATCGACGCCGTACGCAGACAGATGACCATCATGAAGTCGATGGGTGTCAACGCCTTCCGCACGTCGCACAATCCGCCCTCGCCGCAGATCATCCAGGTCTGCGAGGAGCTGGGCATCGTGATGATGGTGGAGGCGTTCGACTGCTGGCGGACCGGCAAGACGACGTACGACTACGGCCGGTTCTTCGACGAGTGGTGCGAGAAGGACGCGACCGAGATGGTCCTCGCGGCCCGCAACTCGCCCGCCGTGGTCCTGTGGTCCATAGGCAACGAGGTCCCCGACTCCACCTCCACCGCCGGGCTCGCCATGGCGGACCGGATCATCGGCGCCATCAAGGCCGCGGACGACACCCGCCCGCTGGTCATCGGCTCCGACAAATACCGCCGCGTCCCCACGAAGGGCTCCGCCGCCGACCTCATGCTCGCCAAGCTGGACGGGCTCGGTCTCAACTACAACACCGCCAAGTCGGTGGACGGCCTGCACGCCGCCTACCCGCACCTCTTCCTCTTCGAGTCGGAGTCGTCGTCCGAGACCTCGACCCGCTCCGCCTATCAGGAACCGGAGCACCTCAACACCGGCGAGAACCACACCCCCGGCAGGCGCGCGGTCTCCTCGTACGACAACAACCTCGCCTCCTGGACGATGAGCGGCGAGTACGGGCACAAGAAGGACCGGGACCGGAAGTGGTTCGCCGGGCAGTTCCTGTGGTCGGGCATCGACTACATCGGCGAGCCCACGCCGTACGACGTCTTCCCGGTGAAGGCCTCCTTCTTCGGCGCGGTCGACACGGCCGGCTTCCCCAAGGACATGTACCACCTGTTCAAGAGCCAGTGGACGGGTGAGCCCATGGTCCATCTGCTGCCCATGAGCTGGAACCACGAAGCGGGGGACACGGTCGAGGTCTGGGCCTACGCGAACGTCGACACCGTCGAGCTGTTCCTCAACGGAAAGTCCCTGGGCACAAGGGAGTTCGACACCAAGAAGACCACCGACGGCCGTACGTACCTGGAGACCACGGAGGCGCCCGGTGACGACAAGACCTTCACCGACGGCCCCTACCCCGGGAGTTACACCAGCCCGAACGGCAGCGCGGGCAAGCTGCACCTCGGCTGGAAAGTGCCGTACGAACCGGGTGAGCTGAAGGCGGTCGCCCGCCGTGCCGGCAGGACGGTGGCGACGGACGTGCTGCGGACCGCCGGGAAGCCCCACGCGATCCGTCTCACAGCGGACCGCAAGACGCTCGCGGCGGACGGCCGTTCACTGTTCTTCGTGACCGCCGAGGTGATCGACGCCCATGGTGTCGTGGTGCCCGACGCCGAGCACCTGCTCGCGTTCGACGTGGCGGGTGGCTCCCTCGCGGGTCTCGACAACGGCCGGGAGGAGAGCGCCGAGCGCTACCAGGCGAGCACCAGAACCGCCTTCCACGGCAAGGCACTCGCGATCGTCCGGTCCGGTACGAAGGCGGGCCCGGTGAAGGTGACCGCCCGCGCCGAAGGCCTGCGTACGGACTCCACGACCGTCCGCACCACCCCTGCCGGGCCGAAGGCGACCACTGCGGCGACGGCGTTCGAGCCCGACTATCCAGCGGCCCCGAACTACCCCTTCGCGGACGCCAGTTACTCGGGCCGCACCGACACCCTCCCCGCCGCCATGCTCGACGGCGACGCGGCCACCGGCTGGTCCAACGCCTTCTACAAGTCGGCGACGGCCCTGCTGCCCGCGTTCAGCGGGGCCCGCCCCGAGGACTGGGTCTCGGTCACCTGGGCGCGCCCCCGCACCGTCGACCGCGTCGAGGTCTCCTTCACCGTCGACGCGACCCACGCCCTGCCCGCGTCGGTCGCGGTCTCGGTCTGGGATGGCGAGGACTATGTGGCGGTGCGGGGTGCGGCCGTCGACTGGGCCACCACGTCCGACGCGCCGACGGTGATCACCTTCGATGCCGTACGCGGTTCACGGCTGCGTCTCGTCATGGCCGGCGGCCACCCGGGGGCCGCCGACGGCGGGCTGCGGATCAGCCG
- a CDS encoding SpoIIE family protein phosphatase, producing the protein MSPVHPVEEAATARAVIDENGTLVRWSEGAHRLLGYAPQEVEGRPAADLLDRAGATAPTGPTGNRWDGVLPLRHRDGRVLSVWLLAHRRQSEGGWLVVTPLEGEEPRPPDDPLIRAVLTQSPCAMAIYDERLRLYGINDAMAEVIGLPEDRIRGLRISEIGGKRTSEELEEHMRGVLVSGEGRDVETYTRTGGEDRAHAWMSRIAPLTDADGRVRGVCLAAHDFTEQYRARERLQLVNEASVRIGSTLDVTRTAQELADVFVPAVADFVSVDLLDPPEHGGEPDSELPTAPVTLRRAAHRSVNPGSPEAVVILGEVDVYPAASPQGDSLIAGRTIVVPDANNTMEEWLTWDERRRERVAKLGIHATMSVPIRARGQTLGVAVLTRFRQPGPFTPDDVLLAEEVTARAAVCIDNARRFSRERQTALALQRSLLPQSLPRTAAVDAASRYLPAARAGVGGDWFDVIPLSGLRVAMVVGDVVGHGIQASATMGRLRTAVRTLADIDLAPDELLTHLDDLVVRLSEEAGAGGTTGEVGATCLYAVYDPLSRRCTLARAGHPPPFIAPPDGPPRQLELPAGPPLGLGGLPFESVELELREGTVLALYTNGLIESRGRELDVGHQLLSRALEQSSHSLEWACHAILQALLPVGGAQDDVALLLARTHGLPRSQVATWDIPADPALVAPIRKQVDEQLDNWGLSEATFTAELVVSELVTNAIRYGEAPIRLRLIHDDATLICEVSDSSHTAPHLRRAKIYDEGGRGLLLVAQLTQRWGSRHTPDGKTIWAELTLIGED; encoded by the coding sequence ATGAGCCCGGTCCACCCCGTCGAAGAGGCCGCCACGGCACGGGCAGTCATCGACGAGAACGGCACCCTGGTCCGCTGGAGCGAGGGGGCCCACCGACTGCTGGGGTACGCGCCGCAGGAGGTCGAGGGCCGCCCCGCCGCTGACCTGCTGGACCGCGCGGGCGCCACGGCGCCGACCGGGCCCACCGGTAACCGCTGGGACGGAGTGCTCCCCCTGCGCCACCGTGACGGACGCGTCCTGTCCGTGTGGCTGCTCGCCCATCGCAGACAATCGGAAGGCGGATGGCTCGTGGTCACCCCGCTGGAGGGAGAGGAACCACGCCCACCGGACGACCCGCTGATCAGGGCGGTGCTCACCCAGTCACCCTGCGCGATGGCCATCTACGACGAACGGCTGCGGCTGTACGGGATCAACGACGCGATGGCCGAGGTCATCGGTCTCCCCGAGGACCGTATCCGGGGCCTGCGGATCTCCGAGATCGGCGGCAAGCGGACGAGCGAAGAGCTTGAGGAGCACATGCGCGGCGTGCTCGTCTCCGGCGAGGGGCGCGACGTGGAGACGTACACGCGCACAGGCGGCGAGGACCGCGCGCACGCCTGGATGTCACGGATCGCCCCGCTGACCGACGCCGACGGACGGGTGCGGGGCGTGTGCCTGGCCGCGCACGACTTCACCGAGCAGTACCGGGCCCGGGAGCGGCTGCAACTGGTCAACGAGGCCAGCGTCCGCATCGGCAGCACCCTCGACGTCACCCGGACGGCGCAGGAGCTCGCAGACGTCTTCGTGCCCGCAGTCGCCGATTTCGTCAGCGTCGACCTGCTCGATCCGCCGGAGCACGGGGGCGAGCCGGACTCCGAGCTGCCGACCGCCCCGGTCACACTCCGCCGCGCAGCCCATCGATCGGTGAATCCGGGCTCCCCCGAAGCGGTCGTCATACTCGGCGAGGTCGACGTCTACCCCGCCGCCTCACCGCAGGGCGATTCCCTGATCGCCGGTCGGACGATCGTGGTGCCGGACGCGAACAACACGATGGAGGAGTGGCTGACCTGGGACGAACGCCGACGCGAGCGCGTCGCGAAGCTCGGCATCCACGCCACCATGTCGGTGCCCATCCGGGCCCGGGGCCAGACTCTGGGCGTGGCGGTGCTCACCCGGTTCCGACAGCCCGGCCCCTTCACCCCCGACGACGTCCTGCTCGCCGAGGAGGTCACCGCCCGGGCTGCCGTCTGCATCGACAACGCCCGCCGCTTCTCCCGCGAGCGCCAGACCGCACTGGCCCTGCAGCGCAGTCTGCTCCCCCAGTCGCTGCCCCGGACGGCGGCCGTGGACGCGGCCTCGCGGTATCTTCCCGCGGCGCGGGCCGGGGTGGGCGGCGACTGGTTCGACGTGATCCCGCTGTCCGGGCTGCGGGTCGCCATGGTCGTCGGCGACGTCGTCGGCCACGGCATCCAGGCCTCGGCGACCATGGGGCGGCTGCGCACCGCCGTCCGCACCCTCGCCGACATCGACCTGGCCCCGGACGAGCTGCTCACCCACCTCGACGACCTCGTCGTGCGGCTGTCGGAGGAGGCCGGGGCCGGAGGCACCACCGGTGAGGTCGGCGCCACCTGCCTGTACGCGGTGTACGACCCTCTCTCCCGGCGCTGCACCCTCGCGCGCGCAGGGCATCCGCCTCCCTTCATCGCCCCTCCGGACGGTCCGCCCCGGCAGCTCGAGCTCCCGGCCGGACCGCCGCTCGGCCTGGGCGGACTACCGTTCGAGTCGGTGGAACTCGAGCTGCGCGAGGGCACGGTGCTGGCCCTGTACACCAACGGGCTGATCGAGAGCCGCGGGCGGGAGCTCGACGTCGGCCACCAACTGCTGTCCCGAGCCCTGGAGCAGTCGTCCCATTCCCTGGAATGGGCGTGTCATGCGATCCTGCAGGCGCTGCTTCCGGTGGGCGGCGCCCAGGACGATGTGGCCCTGCTGCTCGCCCGCACCCACGGCCTGCCCCGCTCCCAGGTGGCCACCTGGGACATTCCCGCCGACCCCGCCCTCGTCGCGCCGATACGCAAGCAGGTGGACGAGCAGCTGGACAACTGGGGTCTGAGCGAGGCGACGTTCACGGCCGAACTCGTCGTGAGCGAACTGGTCACCAACGCCATCCGGTACGGCGAGGCACCCATCCGGCTGCGCCTCATCCACGACGACGCCACCCTCATCTGCGAGGTCTCCGACAGCAGCCACACCGCCCCGCATCTACGCCGGGCGAAGATCTATGACGAGGGCGGCCGCGGGCTGCTCCTCGTCGCCCAGCTCACCCAGCGCTGGGGCAGCCGGCACACGCCCGACGGCAAGACGATCTGGGCGGAGCTGACGCTGATCGGGGAGGACTGA
- a CDS encoding helix-turn-helix domain-containing protein produces MPVRAEELSEPADPSPPPGLVTIGRFDQRPGYRVNRPRGADSWLFTWTTGGQGRITQGATRTVADAGDLVVLGPGVPHRYSVEPGAGHWAFWWVHCQARAAWSAWLRPYALDDGVYAVGPERSKERTARSQERTEAAFRRMLADARWTADGPPPAPEEPVGGEVAVAHGTAARELTLCSLEEIVLLATARAERPRTGLDARIRRAESLIAADPAAPHTVRSLAEAVSLSPSRFAHLFTEQLGRSPMRALRDARLLHAARLLEATELPVERVAAASGFASAFHFNRVFRRRYGTPPGAYRTRTADGAGETAARP; encoded by the coding sequence ATGCCTGTGCGTGCTGAGGAGTTGTCCGAGCCTGCTGATCCGTCCCCGCCGCCAGGCCTGGTGACCATCGGCCGCTTCGACCAACGGCCCGGTTACCGCGTCAACCGGCCGCGCGGGGCGGACAGCTGGCTGTTCACGTGGACCACGGGCGGACAGGGACGGATCACGCAAGGAGCGACACGGACGGTGGCCGACGCGGGCGACCTGGTGGTCCTCGGGCCCGGTGTGCCGCACCGCTACTCCGTCGAACCGGGCGCAGGGCACTGGGCGTTCTGGTGGGTGCACTGCCAGGCACGGGCGGCCTGGTCGGCGTGGCTGCGGCCGTACGCTCTCGATGACGGGGTGTACGCCGTCGGACCGGAGCGGAGCAAGGAACGTACCGCCCGGAGCCAGGAACGTACCGAGGCCGCCTTCCGCCGTATGCTGGCCGACGCCCGCTGGACCGCGGACGGCCCGCCGCCCGCCCCCGAAGAGCCCGTCGGCGGCGAGGTCGCGGTCGCGCACGGTACCGCCGCGAGGGAGCTGACCCTCTGCTCCCTGGAGGAGATCGTGCTGCTCGCCACCGCCCGGGCCGAGCGGCCCCGGACCGGCCTCGACGCGCGCATCCGACGGGCCGAGTCCCTGATCGCCGCCGACCCTGCCGCGCCGCACACCGTACGGTCGCTCGCCGAGGCCGTCTCCCTCTCACCGTCCCGCTTCGCCCACCTCTTCACCGAGCAGCTCGGCCGCTCCCCGATGCGCGCCCTGCGAGACGCCCGGCTGCTGCACGCGGCCCGGCTCCTGGAAGCCACCGAACTCCCGGTGGAGCGGGTGGCCGCCGCGTCCGGCTTCGCCAGTGCCTTCCACTTCAACCGGGTCTTCCGCCGGCGGTACGGCACACCGCCGGGCGCGTACCGGACCAGAACCGCTGACGGTGCGGGGGAGACGGCGGCAAGGCCGTGA
- a CDS encoding phytanoyl-CoA dioxygenase family protein, producing MTVTDRSGPRNLGGEFEENGFVVVRGLFAAAEIDELCAQFTALRAAGPVPGHFEPRATETGGPADPLHAHPRVMHPHRINALFLRLLLDPRLRDVLEVLLGEDVLAAQSMFYFKPPGARGQALHQDNFYLRVEPGTCVAAWIACDAIDRENGGLEVVPGTHRMDLFCPEEADAALSFAREYVPPPPGLAAVPVDMAPGDVLFFNGSLVHGSGPNRSTGRFRRSFIGHYVGRSTQRIGGFYRTLTMSGEPVALPESAGAGPCGTEFAASSPH from the coding sequence ATGACAGTGACGGACAGGAGCGGGCCGAGGAACCTCGGGGGCGAGTTCGAGGAGAACGGCTTCGTGGTGGTGCGCGGCCTGTTCGCCGCCGCCGAGATCGACGAGCTGTGCGCTCAGTTCACGGCGCTGCGCGCCGCCGGTCCGGTCCCGGGGCACTTCGAACCCCGCGCCACGGAGACCGGCGGCCCGGCCGATCCACTGCACGCCCACCCCCGCGTCATGCATCCGCACCGCATCAACGCCCTGTTCCTGCGCCTCCTTCTCGATCCCCGGCTGCGGGACGTCCTGGAAGTCCTGCTGGGCGAGGACGTCCTGGCCGCGCAGAGCATGTTCTACTTCAAGCCGCCCGGGGCCCGCGGCCAGGCGCTGCACCAGGACAACTTCTATCTGCGGGTCGAACCGGGCACGTGCGTGGCCGCCTGGATCGCCTGCGACGCGATCGACCGCGAGAACGGCGGCCTGGAGGTCGTGCCGGGCACGCACCGCATGGACCTGTTCTGCCCGGAGGAGGCGGACGCGGCGCTGTCCTTCGCGCGCGAGTACGTCCCGCCGCCGCCCGGCCTCGCCGCCGTACCCGTCGACATGGCACCGGGCGACGTCCTCTTCTTCAACGGCAGCCTGGTGCACGGCTCCGGCCCCAACCGCAGTACCGGCCGCTTCCGCCGCTCCTTCATCGGCCACTACGTCGGCCGCTCCACACAGCGCATCGGCGGCTTCTACCGGACGCTGACGATGAGCGGCGAACCCGTCGCCCTGCCCGAGAGTGCGGGCGCGGGGCCGTGCGGCACGGAGTTCGCGGCGAGTAGTCCCCACTGA
- a CDS encoding alpha/beta fold hydrolase, whose product MTGDRIALAVHDHGGDGPPLLLLHGARRTLADWAAVAPLLVPRHRVLAVDLRGHGLSPSGTWDFHHVLGDIEAVLEEYGIPGALPVGHSLGGMIAARYAVEHWDVTPGAVNLDGFGWGRPDQYVGLDPVYVEERLTGVRKAAASVSGERLPTDGLRELLARQRAMSEELGIPYELLEAAALRSVREGPDGRLEVRPEREFALEMLDAVDSLDLFALFRQVPVPLLLGRALRPERSVPGMEWFDELMTAYAKGLARDLAELAEQRADVTVAGIDGTHAMLLENPRAVADAILAFTSETIPGFPT is encoded by the coding sequence ATGACCGGAGACCGCATCGCACTCGCCGTACACGACCACGGGGGCGACGGACCGCCCCTGCTGCTGCTCCACGGCGCGAGGCGCACCCTCGCCGACTGGGCCGCCGTCGCCCCGCTCCTCGTACCCCGTCACCGGGTACTCGCCGTGGACCTCCGCGGACACGGTCTCTCACCCTCCGGCACCTGGGACTTCCACCACGTGCTCGGCGACATCGAGGCGGTCCTGGAGGAGTACGGCATCCCCGGCGCCCTTCCTGTGGGCCACTCCCTCGGCGGGATGATCGCCGCGCGGTACGCGGTGGAGCACTGGGACGTCACGCCGGGCGCGGTGAACCTCGACGGATTCGGGTGGGGCCGCCCCGACCAGTATGTGGGCCTGGATCCGGTGTACGTCGAGGAACGGCTCACCGGGGTACGGAAGGCGGCGGCGTCGGTGTCGGGCGAGCGGCTTCCCACCGACGGGCTGAGGGAACTGCTCGCCCGGCAGCGTGCGATGTCCGAAGAACTGGGCATCCCCTACGAGCTGTTGGAGGCGGCCGCCCTGCGTTCCGTGCGCGAGGGGCCGGACGGCCGGCTGGAGGTGAGGCCGGAGCGCGAGTTCGCCCTGGAGATGCTGGACGCGGTCGACTCGCTGGACCTCTTCGCGCTCTTCCGCCAGGTGCCCGTACCGCTGCTGCTGGGGCGCGCGCTGCGGCCGGAGCGGTCGGTCCCGGGCATGGAGTGGTTCGACGAACTGATGACGGCGTACGCGAAGGGGCTGGCCCGGGATCTCGCCGAACTGGCCGAGCAGCGTGCCGATGTGACGGTCGCCGGGATCGACGGCACCCACGCGATGCTGCTGGAGAACCCCAGGGCGGTCGCCGACGCGATCCTCGCGTTCACCTCCGAGACGATCCCCGGGTTCCCCACATGA
- a CDS encoding endo alpha-1,4 polygalactosaminidase, with amino-acid sequence MPAKRVSGVGGPGTAAVLASLLTLVGCGAGKDTGTSPHNPPVSSTAPATSSKPTPKPGATATAVELPPLHAGFDYQIGGAYPPPAGVRIVSRDRAASPAPGLYNICYVNAFQTQPDERKQWPADLLLRDAHGKVVVDEDWGEALLDIRTPAKRKRVAARVNRWIDGCADKGFDAIEPDNYDSYTRSRHLLTADDATAFITLLSAHAHARHLAIGQKNTVELAGLRARTGLDFAVAEECGEYDECGTYAKAFHDRVVVIEYTDSGLRKARSAFGGRLSIVRRDVLVSTPGSADYVRRTR; translated from the coding sequence ATGCCGGCCAAGCGTGTTTCCGGCGTCGGAGGTCCGGGGACAGCCGCTGTCCTGGCGAGTCTCCTGACGCTGGTCGGCTGCGGTGCGGGGAAGGACACGGGGACCTCGCCGCACAACCCGCCGGTGTCCTCCACAGCGCCGGCCACCTCATCGAAGCCCACGCCGAAACCGGGCGCGACCGCGACGGCCGTCGAACTCCCCCCGCTCCACGCGGGCTTCGACTACCAGATCGGCGGCGCCTATCCCCCGCCCGCCGGCGTCCGCATCGTCAGCCGCGACCGTGCGGCGTCCCCCGCGCCCGGCCTCTACAACATCTGTTACGTCAACGCCTTCCAGACGCAGCCGGACGAGCGGAAGCAGTGGCCGGCCGATCTGCTGCTGCGGGACGCGCACGGCAAGGTCGTCGTCGACGAGGACTGGGGCGAGGCGCTGCTGGACATCCGGACGCCTGCCAAGCGCAAGCGAGTGGCCGCGCGGGTCAACCGCTGGATCGACGGCTGTGCCGACAAGGGCTTCGACGCGATCGAGCCGGACAACTACGACAGCTACACGCGCTCGCGGCATCTGCTGACCGCCGACGACGCCACCGCGTTCATCACCCTGCTCTCGGCGCACGCGCACGCCCGGCATCTGGCCATCGGGCAGAAGAACACCGTGGAGCTGGCGGGGCTCAGGGCCCGCACCGGGCTCGATTTCGCGGTGGCGGAAGAGTGCGGCGAGTACGACGAGTGCGGGACGTACGCGAAGGCGTTCCACGACCGGGTGGTCGTCATCGAGTACACCGACAGCGGTCTGCGCAAGGCCCGTTCGGCCTTCGGGGGCCGGCTGAGCATCGTGCGCCGGGATGTGCTGGTGTCGACGCCCGGCAGCGCGGACTACGTCCGCAGGACCCGCTGA
- a CDS encoding GNAT family N-acetyltransferase, whose amino-acid sequence MDPVTLETARLLLRPFSPSDAEAVHAACQDADIQYYTPAPTPFRREDAEKYVAETGPQGWATDRDYILGAFRADSGALVGSFCLTKLSQGVYELGYWAAKEQRGRGYSAEAARTLCDWGFATLGAHRIEWWAMAGNAASRALAEKLGFTLEGTLRNRSLVNGQPHDWWVGGLLKP is encoded by the coding sequence ATGGATCCCGTGACCCTGGAGACCGCCCGCCTCCTGCTCAGGCCGTTCAGCCCCTCCGACGCGGAGGCGGTGCACGCGGCCTGCCAGGACGCCGACATCCAGTACTACACGCCCGCGCCCACACCGTTCCGGCGCGAGGACGCCGAGAAGTACGTCGCGGAGACCGGGCCCCAGGGCTGGGCCACGGACCGTGACTACATCCTGGGTGCCTTCCGCGCGGACAGTGGCGCCCTGGTCGGTTCCTTCTGCCTGACCAAGCTCTCCCAGGGCGTCTACGAACTCGGCTACTGGGCAGCCAAGGAGCAGCGTGGCCGCGGATATTCCGCGGAGGCCGCGCGGACGCTGTGCGACTGGGGGTTCGCCACGCTCGGGGCCCACCGGATCGAGTGGTGGGCGATGGCCGGGAACGCGGCCTCCCGCGCTCTCGCCGAGAAGCTCGGCTTCACCCTCGAAGGAACCCTCCGCAATCGCAGCCTCGTCAACGGCCAACCCCACGACTGGTGGGTGGGCGGGCTCCTGAAGCCCTGA
- a CDS encoding carboxymuconolactone decarboxylase family protein: protein MEARLNVFASPVAAKFGKHLVAAGKVLADSTLPAATQELVKLRASQINGCGFCTDMHTKDAAAAGETSTRLNLVAAWREATVFTEAERAALELTEQGTRIADAAGGVTDEVWANAAKHYDEEQLAALVCTIALINAFNRGNVIIQQPAGDYRPGQFA, encoded by the coding sequence ATGGAAGCTCGGCTGAACGTTTTCGCCAGCCCGGTCGCGGCCAAGTTCGGGAAGCACCTCGTCGCCGCGGGCAAGGTGCTCGCGGACTCGACGCTGCCGGCCGCGACGCAGGAACTGGTGAAGCTCCGCGCCAGCCAGATCAACGGCTGCGGTTTCTGCACCGACATGCACACGAAGGACGCCGCGGCCGCGGGGGAGACGTCCACGCGCCTGAACCTGGTCGCGGCCTGGCGGGAGGCCACGGTGTTCACCGAGGCGGAGCGCGCCGCCCTGGAGCTGACGGAGCAGGGCACCCGCATCGCCGACGCGGCCGGCGGCGTCACGGACGAGGTCTGGGCGAATGCCGCCAAGCACTACGACGAGGAGCAGCTCGCCGCCCTGGTGTGCACCATCGCCCTCATCAACGCCTTCAACCGCGGGAACGTCATCATCCAGCAGCCCGCCGGCGACTACCGGCCCGGCCAGTTCGCATGA
- a CDS encoding response regulator transcription factor, which yields MTTVLIVDDQPLQRLGFRMLLESTPDTEVVGEAAQGGDAVRKAAELRPDVILMDVRMPGMDGIEATRRVVASGGRSRVLILTTFDLDEYAHAALRAGASGFLLKDAHPEELLAGIRAVAAGDAVIAPALTRRLLDTYARHLPHESSSRKAADDPRVRALTEREYEIFVAIGQGWSNSEIAERLVVAESTVKTHVGRVLAKVGVRDRVQAVILAYDLGLAHPNPPD from the coding sequence GTGACCACTGTGCTCATCGTGGACGACCAGCCACTGCAACGCCTCGGCTTCCGGATGCTCCTGGAGAGCACCCCCGACACCGAAGTCGTCGGCGAGGCCGCCCAGGGCGGGGACGCCGTCCGCAAGGCCGCCGAACTCCGCCCGGACGTGATCCTCATGGACGTACGGATGCCCGGCATGGACGGCATCGAGGCCACCCGCCGCGTCGTCGCCTCCGGCGGCCGCTCCCGCGTTCTCATCCTGACCACGTTCGACCTGGACGAGTACGCCCACGCGGCACTGCGCGCGGGAGCCAGCGGATTCCTGCTCAAGGACGCCCACCCCGAGGAACTCCTGGCCGGTATCCGCGCGGTCGCGGCGGGCGACGCCGTGATCGCCCCCGCGCTGACCCGCCGCCTCCTCGACACCTACGCCAGGCACCTGCCCCACGAGTCGTCGAGCCGAAAGGCGGCGGACGACCCCCGAGTGCGCGCCCTCACCGAACGGGAGTACGAGATCTTCGTCGCCATCGGCCAGGGCTGGAGCAACAGTGAGATCGCCGAGCGCCTGGTCGTGGCGGAATCCACCGTGAAGACCCACGTCGGCCGCGTCCTGGCGAAGGTGGGAGTCCGCGACCGCGTCCAGGCGGTCATCCTCGCCTACGACCTCGGACTCGCCCACCCGAACCCGCCCGACTAG